One Colias croceus chromosome 29, ilColCroc2.1 DNA segment encodes these proteins:
- the LOC123704374 gene encoding extracellular serine/threonine protein kinase four-jointed: MAENQTRDISEYETSKDVTETKINMRPINMTFSKKPNYIIYNNFYKEDLSRRILKREYSLYKYCFISVFISFLLGFVIGVVIMGSQANISPNTSHRKINSSIRTFNSLKVKETKDLEVIEREKDFSAVSFTGDNHKYKDVYPKSLTEDMKEILKDNKINHHKHKIVNINRTVYIPSDETVLYDSIFWGPEVENSMPQGYGQNTAEIWEQYVDQSEVIKMESGCGRMQNRLVTFKDGIQACVRYRQNTDQIQGEIFSFYVARLLNLTNLAPSVVKVVDLKDNLWANVANDIATAQWNTNRAVVLTQYIPSLESATIPDIFKPSNRHLNKMDVLDMALKEKETDTNKQILINKLKAKNIKVKKDANDTFEHIDMKLTKKTIDQFVELAQWSDLIIFDYLTANLDRIVNNLFNFQWNVNIMDGPAHNLARKMDSGLLLFLDNESGLLHGYRLLKKYNVYHSLMLDNLCVFRKRTVEALRALHETSIGSKLSDMFHAKNNAVIRDVLPPLPEKNAKILHDRIAKVLSQIEKCEQSFGR, encoded by the coding sequence atggcagaAAACCAAACGAGAGATATATCGGAATATGAAACGTCAAAAGACGTTacagaaacaaaaataaacatgagACCAATCAACATGACGTTCAGTAAAAAgcctaattatattatttataacaatttctaCAAAGAAGACTTATCAAGGCGAATCCTAAAGAGAGAATATAGCCTGTACAAATACTGTTTTATAAGCGTATTTATCAGTTTTTTATTAGGATTTGTTATAGGAGTAGTAATAATGGGCTCACAGGCAAATATCTCTCCAAATACAAGTcatagaaaaattaattccaGTATACGAACATTTAATTCGTTAAAAGTTAAAGAAACGAAAGATCTAGAAGTAATAGAGAGGGAAAAAGACTTTTCTGCTGTTTCATTTACGGGTGATAATCACAAATACAAAGACGTATACCCAAAAAGTCTCACAGAGGACATGAAAGAGATCTTAaaagataacaaaattaatcatCACAAACATAAAATTGTGAATATTAATAGGACTGTGTACATTCCAAGTGACGAAACTGTGTTATACGATAGTATATTTTGGGGACCAGAAGTAGAGAATTCAATGCCACAAGGCTATGGTCAGAACACAGCAGAAATATGGGAACAATACGTAGACCAAAGCGAGGTTATAAAAATGGAATCTGGCTGCGGCAGAATGCAGAATCGTCTGGTCACTTTCAAAGATGGTATCCAAGCTTGTGTGCGGTACAGACAAAACACAGATCAAATACAGGGAGAGATATTTAGCTTCTATGTTGCTAGGTTGCTCAATTTGACCAATCTAGCACCTTCTGTTGTTAAAGTCGTTGACTTGAAAGATAATCTCTGGGCGAATGTGGCTAATGACATAGCTACAGCGCAATGGAATACAAACAGGGCTGTAGTTTTAACACAGTACATACCAAGCTTAGAATCTGCTACAATACCTGATATCTTCAAACCTTCAAATCGACATTTAAACAAAATGGATGTACTGGACATGGCGTtgaaagaaaaagaaacagatacaaacaaacaaatccTAATTAACAAACTCAaagcaaaaaacattaaagttaaaaaagatGCTAATGACACATTCGAGCATATAGACATGAAATTGACTAAGAAGACAATAGACCAATTTGTGGAATTGGCACAATGGTCGGATCTGATTATTTTCGACTATCTAACAGCTAATTTAGATAGGATAGTAAATAATCTGTTTAACTTCCAATGGAATGTGAACATAATGGATGGTCCTGCGCATAATTTAGCTAGAAAGATGGACAGTGGATTACTCCTGTTTCTCGACAATGAATCAGGGTTGTTACACGGGTATAGATTACTGAAGAAATATAACGTTTATCATAGTTTAATGTTGGACAATCTATGTGTGTTTAGAAAGAGGACAGTAGAGGCTTTAAGGGCACTGCACGAAACCTCGATAGGTAGTAAACTAAGTGACATGTTTCATGCCAAAAATAACGCAGTTATTCGTGATGTATTACCCCCTTTGCCAGAAAAGAATGCAAAGATACTGCACGATAGGATAGCGAAGGTGTTAAGTCAAATCGAAAAGTGCGAACAGTCGTTTGGTAGATAG